The genomic DNA AGTGTCGTTAAAGATAATTCAACGGTCGTAAATCTGTATGATACAGATGAAATCGATTATGCCGGCCTCACTTCAGAGCAGGTTGCAACATATGAATCAAAACCTGAATTCAAGACAGCACTTCGTTCATCGATCGCTTACTTGAAATTCAACAACGAAGACGAAACAATGAAAAACGTCGACGCACGTAAAGCGATCGCACGGGCAATCGATCCAAAAGGAATTACGGATACGTTACTTGCGAACGGTTCGATTCCGACTACAAGCTTCATTCCAAAAGAGTTCATCAAAGATGACGCAGGTAAAGATTACACAAGCGACATCAATTGGTTCGACCGGGATGCAAAAGAAGCAGCTGATCTTTGGAAAAAAGCAAACGGTGATAAGAAAGCAACGATTGAACTCTTGTCATTCGACAGCGAAGACGCGAAGAAAATCAGTGAATACATGAAGGGACAGATCGAGAAAAACCTTCCGAATGTCACTGTTGCAATCAAACAACAACCGTTCAAGAATAAACTTGATCTAGAAGCAAAAGGCGATTACCAAATGTCGTATGCGCTTTGGGGTCCAGACTATCAAGATCCAATGTCGAACTTATCGATCTTTGAATCAACAAACAGTCAAAATGACGTGAATTACAAATCATCTGCCTACGATAAATTGTTGAATGCTGCCAACGAAGAATCAGATGTCACAAAACGTCTTGATCTCTTTAAACAAGCAGAGTCACAATTGATCGAAAAAGACCAAGCAATCGCACCGATTTATCAAGCGGGTGCCGCATTCTTGAGTCGTCCGACGGTCAAAGACTTTAACCGTCAAGTCTTTGGTGCTGACTTCCAGTACAAATATGTTGATGTGAAGTAATTGAAAAACGGAGCGTCCTTGAGAACGTTTTCAAGGAACGCTCCTGTTTTATACGATTTTTTCTGAATGGAAACTCATTTTGTTAGCAGAAATGTGAACTTTTCGTAAAAAATAGGTTCTAATTACTTTGTTAGCAAAGTATAATGGAATCAAACGAAAAATTCTGAAATATTGGTTAACTGTGAAAAAACAGCGGCCAGGGGGCGTCAATCAGTCCGAAATAAAAAAGAATTTTAATTTTTACGACAAAATTCTTGAATGTTCCGACAATTTTGGGTCATACTGATTTTATTGATGTTTCGAAAAAAACAGAAAATCTTTATAGGGGGTGCCATCTATGGGCCGTTATTTAGCTCAACGCCTTGTTTACGGCGTACTGACGTTTTTACTCATCGCTTCGTTCACTTTCTTCCTAATGGATCTGTTACCAGGTTCACCGTTCCAAAACCAGGAGAAACTTTCTCCTGAACAGTTGGATATCCTGCGGGATAAATACAACTTGAATGATCCGCTTCCACAACGCTATGCAGCGTACATGGTCAACTTAGTACAAGGGGACCTCGGCGTATCATTTAAATATGACAGCCGTCCAGTAACAGATTTGATTATGGAACGAATTGGACCATCCGCTCAATTAGGTATTCAAGCCCTTGTTCTAGGTGTATTACTTGGTCTTGTTCTAGGTGTTGTCGCGGCTCTTCGCCACAATACTGCAGTTGACTATGGTGCGATGTTCATTTCGGTACTCGGGATTTCCGTGCCATCATTCGTATTTGCGTCACTTCTTCAATATTATATCGGAGTGAAATGGGGCGTATTGCCAGTAGCCTTCTGGGAAAGTCCAGCACATACGATTCTTCCGACCGTTTCCTTATCGCTCGGCGTAACGGCCTCGATTGCCCGTTTCGTTCGAACGGAAATGCTTGAAGTCACCGGGCAGGATTACGTGACACTCGCTAAGGCAAAAGGCCTAGATGGTCAATCAATCACTTGGAAACACATGGTGCGTAATGCCTTGATTCCAGCAATCACGATTCTTGGACCGATGACGGCAGCCTTGATTACCGGAACATTCGTTATCGAGAAAATCTTTGCAGTACCGGGTCTTGGTGAATTGTTCGTTTCATCCATCACACAAAATGACTACACGGTCATCATGGGGACAACACTGTTCTTCTCAGCAGTCTTCATCTTGATGATCTTGATCGTCGATATTCTGTACGGTGTCGTTGATCCACGGATTCGTTTGGGGGGTAGCAAATAATGGCAGAACAAAATTCAAATGCAAAAGCAGAACAGTTCGACTCATCGCTGTTCCAACCAGTAGAATTTAATGAACAAGCAGGCGAACGAATTGCCGGGAAAAGCTTAAACTTCTGGCAAGATGCGTGGACACGCCTTCGTAAAAACAAAGCGGCTATCCTGTCGCTCGTCATCATCGTCATCATTGCACTGTTATCACTATTCGGACCAATGTTGTCTGGTAGAGATGCTTATACCCAAACAATTACCCAAGCTAAACTACCACCAAAAATCACAGGTCTTGAGTGGGCTGGTTTTGATGGAATGGCAACACTTGGTGAAAAGCCGATCGATTTTTATGAAACGAAACAAGTAAAAGATACATTCTGGTTTGGTACGGACCATCTCGGTCGTGACTTATGGTCACGCGTCTGGGAAGGAACACGGATTTCACTCTTCATCGGTTTTGTCGCAGCGCTTATTGATGTTTTAGTTGGTGTCACGTATGGCGGTATTTCCGCTTACTACGGTGGACGCGTCGATAATATCATGCAACGGATTGCGGAAATCTTGACAGGGATTCCGAACTTGATTTTAATCATCTTGTTCATCTTGATTCTTGAACCGGGAATCACAACCATCATCCTCGCGATGACAATCACCGGCTGGATTGGTATGAGTCGACTTGTACGTGGACAGATCCTGAAACTTAAGAACCAGGAATTCGTTCTCGCAGCACGTACACTTGGTGCTTCTAGCGCACGTTTAGTATTCAAGCATTTGATTCCAAATACACTCGGTACAATCATCATTTCATTGATGTTCACGATTCCAGGTGCGATCTTCTTCGAGGCTTTCTTAAGCTTCATCGGTCTTGGTCTTGCTCCACCACAACCATCACTGGGTACACTGATCAATGAAGGGTACAAAGAATTAAAAACATTCCCTTACTTGCTCGTCATCCCGTCTACAATCCTCGTACTTGTCATGATCAGCTTTAACATGCTAGCCGATGGATTACGTGATGCGTTCGACCCACGTCTGCGTCGCTAACGGAAATAAGAGAGGAGTTCATCCACAATGGAAACTATTTTATCAGTACGCGACCTGACTGTCGCTTTCCATACGTATGCTGGGACGGTTCAAGCCGTCCGCGGTGTATCGTTTGATTTAAAGAAAGGCGAAACACTTGCCATCGTTGGTGAATCTGGTTCAGGTAAGTCGGTTACATCAAAAGCCATCATGCGTTTGATTCCGAATCCTCCCGGTGAGATCACAAAAGGTGAAATCATGTTTGACGGGCGTGACTTGGTCAAACTCTCAGATAAAGAAATGCAAAAAGTCCGTGGTCGTGATATCGCGATGATCTTCCAGGATCCGATGACATCATTAAATCCGACGATGACCATCTTCAAACAGATTGCAGAAGGTTTGAAACGTCACCAAGGATTGACAGGCGACGCAGCGAAAAAACGGACGTTAGAATTACTGACACTTGTTGGAATTCCGAACCCGGAAGCGCGTCTGAAGCAGTATCCGCACCAACTTTCAGGTGGGATGCGTCAACGGATTGTTATCGCGATTGCACTGGCTTGTAATCCTAAAGTCTTGATCGCCGATGAGCCGACGACAGCACTTGATGTTACGATTCAAGCGCAGATTCTTGAGTTGTTAAAAGACATTCAACAAAAAACAGGTACAGCCATCATCTTCATCACGCACGATCTTGGTGTCGTAGCGAACATGGCAGACCGTGTAGCGGTTATGTATGCTGGGAAGTTGATTGAAAAAGGAACGGTTGATGAAATTTTCTATGAGCCACGTCATCCTTACACATGGGGACTGCTTGGATCAATGCCACGACCGTCTGATGATCGCTCGCAAGACTTACCGGCGATTCCTGGTACGCCACCGAACTTATTACATCCACCAGTTGGTGATGCATTCGCACCACGTAATCAGTACGCAATGAAAATTGATTTCGAGAAAGAACCTCCGTTCTTCCCGATCACAGATACTCATGAAGCGGCAACTTGGTTATTACATCCACAAGCACCATATGTAGAACCACCAGTAGCCATCCGCGATCTTGCGCTGAAAT from Exiguobacterium sibiricum 7-3 includes the following:
- a CDS encoding peptide ABC transporter substrate-binding protein, with the protein product MNKKTVGLALSVMLAGSVVLAGCSTTGDGDKDAGSSKGKKVLRLTDTSDITTVDPAQATDAVAFNMIGNTMEGLYRLDKDGKAIPALAEKTDISSDNLTYTFTLRDSKWSDGTPVKAQDFEFAWKRAVDPKTASGYAYIFDTVKNGADVSQGKKPVDELGVKAIDDKTLEVTLERPAPYFLSLTSFGTYTPISEDFYNKNKKDFSLKPDKLLYNGPFVWTSWKTDSKRVLTKNENYWDKDAVKLDEVSISVVKDNSTVVNLYDTDEIDYAGLTSEQVATYESKPEFKTALRSSIAYLKFNNEDETMKNVDARKAIARAIDPKGITDTLLANGSIPTTSFIPKEFIKDDAGKDYTSDINWFDRDAKEAADLWKKANGDKKATIELLSFDSEDAKKISEYMKGQIEKNLPNVTVAIKQQPFKNKLDLEAKGDYQMSYALWGPDYQDPMSNLSIFESTNSQNDVNYKSSAYDKLLNAANEESDVTKRLDLFKQAESQLIEKDQAIAPIYQAGAAFLSRPTVKDFNRQVFGADFQYKYVDVK
- the opp3C gene encoding oligopeptide ABC transporter permease; translated protein: MAEQNSNAKAEQFDSSLFQPVEFNEQAGERIAGKSLNFWQDAWTRLRKNKAAILSLVIIVIIALLSLFGPMLSGRDAYTQTITQAKLPPKITGLEWAGFDGMATLGEKPIDFYETKQVKDTFWFGTDHLGRDLWSRVWEGTRISLFIGFVAALIDVLVGVTYGGISAYYGGRVDNIMQRIAEILTGIPNLILIILFILILEPGITTIILAMTITGWIGMSRLVRGQILKLKNQEFVLAARTLGASSARLVFKHLIPNTLGTIIISLMFTIPGAIFFEAFLSFIGLGLAPPQPSLGTLINEGYKELKTFPYLLVIPSTILVLVMISFNMLADGLRDAFDPRLRR
- a CDS encoding ABC transporter ATP-binding protein; translated protein: METILSVRDLTVAFHTYAGTVQAVRGVSFDLKKGETLAIVGESGSGKSVTSKAIMRLIPNPPGEITKGEIMFDGRDLVKLSDKEMQKVRGRDIAMIFQDPMTSLNPTMTIFKQIAEGLKRHQGLTGDAAKKRTLELLTLVGIPNPEARLKQYPHQLSGGMRQRIVIAIALACNPKVLIADEPTTALDVTIQAQILELLKDIQQKTGTAIIFITHDLGVVANMADRVAVMYAGKLIEKGTVDEIFYEPRHPYTWGLLGSMPRPSDDRSQDLPAIPGTPPNLLHPPVGDAFAPRNQYAMKIDFEKEPPFFPITDTHEAATWLLHPQAPYVEPPVAIRDLALKYRPDSTFAKSLLKGGLK
- the opp3b gene encoding oligopeptide ABC transporter permease; translation: MGRYLAQRLVYGVLTFLLIASFTFFLMDLLPGSPFQNQEKLSPEQLDILRDKYNLNDPLPQRYAAYMVNLVQGDLGVSFKYDSRPVTDLIMERIGPSAQLGIQALVLGVLLGLVLGVVAALRHNTAVDYGAMFISVLGISVPSFVFASLLQYYIGVKWGVLPVAFWESPAHTILPTVSLSLGVTASIARFVRTEMLEVTGQDYVTLAKAKGLDGQSITWKHMVRNALIPAITILGPMTAALITGTFVIEKIFAVPGLGELFVSSITQNDYTVIMGTTLFFSAVFILMILIVDILYGVVDPRIRLGGSK